A part of Vigna radiata var. radiata cultivar VC1973A chromosome 11, Vradiata_ver6, whole genome shotgun sequence genomic DNA contains:
- the LOC106777603 gene encoding auxin-responsive protein IAA8 — MSPPAVVAEEDGLSKVSSTVASGSSQSLDCFSQNGAGLKERNYLGLSDCSSVDSCASTVPGLGDEKKENMNLKATELRLGLPGSQSPERDPDLFSLSSAKLDEKPLFPLVPTKDGICLSSQKTVVSGNKRGFADTMDGFSQGKFTGNTGMNAMLSPRPSCAQPSAMKEIPSKLQERPCSANNGTGHNHTGASISGSAPASKAQVVGWPPIRSFRKNSMATTSNKNNDEVDGKPGGGALFVKVSMDGAPYLRKVDLRSYSTYQELSSALEKMFSCFTLGQCGSHGAPGREMLSESKLRDLLHGSEYVVTYEDKDGDWMLVGDVPWEMFIDTCKRLKIMKGSDAIGLAPRAMEKSKSRT; from the exons ATGTCGCCGCCGGCGGTGGTAGCGGAAGAGGATGGGCTGAGCAAGGTGTCGTCGACTGTAGCGTCTGGTTCTTCGCAGTCCTTGGATTGTTTCTCTCAGAATGGGGCTGGATTGAAAGAAAGGAATTACTTAGGGTTGTCTGATTGCTCATCAGTGGATAGCTGTGCATCTACTGTGCCAGGCTTGGGTGATGAGAAAAAGGAgaacatgaatttgaaggctACGGAGTTGAGGCTGGGTCTTCCCGGGTCACAGTCACCTGAAAGGGATCCCGATCTTTTCTCTTTAAGCTCAGCAAAGCTCGACGAGAAGCCACTGTTCCCTTTAGTTCCTACTAAAGACGGGATTTGCTTGTCGTCCCAGAAAACTGTTGTTTCCGGCAACAAGAGAGGTTTTGCTGATACCATGGATGGGTTTTCTCAG GGGAAGTTTACTGGTAATACGGGGATGAACGCAATGCTGTCACCTAGGCCTTCTTGTGCTCAGCCTTCTGCAATGAAAGAAATTCCAAGCAAGTTGCAAGAACGGCCTTGTTCAGCTAATAATGGAACCGGTCATAACCATACAGGTGCTTCTATAAGTGGCAGTGCACCGGCTTCTAA GGCACAGGTTGTCGGTTGGCCTCCTATAAGATCGTTTAGGAAAAACTCCATGGCCACTACATCCAACAAGAACAATGATGAAGTGGATGGAAAACCAGGTGGTGGCGCACTCTTTGTGAAGGTCAGCATGGATGGTGCTCCCTATCTTAGGAAAGTAGATCTAAGAAGTTATTCAACATATCAGGAGCTATCTTCTGCTCTTGAGAAAATGTTCAGCTGTTTTACCTTAG GTCAGTGTGGTTCCCATGGAGCTCCCGGAAGAGAAATGTTGAGTGAGAGTAAGCTGAGGGATCTTCTGCACGGTTCAGAGTATGTCGTCACTTATGAAGATAAAGATGGAGACTGGATGCTTGTAGGGGATGTACCCTGGGA AATGTTCATTGATACTTGCAAAAGGCTGAAAATTATGAAGGGTTCTGATGCCATTGGCTTAG CTCCCAGGGCCATGGAAAAGTCCAAAAGCAGGACTTGA